GAGCCCGGCCGTGAGGGCCGATTCAAGCATATAACCCGAAAGGCGCGTATCCTTGCCGATGACCACCTTGTGCTGGTGCTCGCCCCGGCGGAAGCGCACCCCGGCGGCCAGGCCCAGGCGCAGGGCCACGTCCACAGTCATGGGGGCCGTGTTGACCGTGCCGCGCAGACCATCCGTGCCAAAAAGACGTTCAGCCATATTCTGCCTCTGGATTGCGGTCTAAGGTTTTTTCTCGGCGGGGTTCTTACGGGTCACCGTCGCTTCGTCCGTGACGGGATTGAGCAGGGTCATGCCTTCGGGCAGGCGGAAGCGCAGCTCCACATTTTTGCTCTCTCCGGGGTCCAGGTCCGGCGGGGTGACGCTGACCTCCAGCTGGCCGAGATATTTGCTGCTTTTGGCGAGCGCTTCGGGCACCTCCACCATAACGTTGACTTCGTCGGGCGTAACGGTATAAGCGCGGCGGTTCTCGCCGGAAACTTCAATTTTGCAGCGCCGGTTCACCACCGTACGGCCGCTGGTGATGGTGTACTGCACCCGCACGGAAGAGGGGTTGGCCGTGACCATGCCGGGCGTATCCAGCGGGATGGTCTGGTGCACAGTGGTGCCGGCGGCTTTGGGGTCCAGCATAATGGTCAGGGGCACGTTGGCGATGTCCTCCACCACGGCCTCGGGCCCGCGCAGCACCACGGTGGCCGGCGTCACGCTCACGTTTTCCACAGTAAGCGCCCCGCCTTTGAGGGGGGAATCCACAATGGCCCGCACGGGCACGCTGCGCTCCTGCAGATTGTCCGCTTTGATGACGATGCGCGGGGGCTGCACGTCAATGAGCTCAAAGGCGCGGAAGCCGGGGCCCAGGTGCTCAGCCGTAAGCGGCACCACGGTGGTGCCCTTTTTGATGTTGGAAAGGTTCACCGCCTGGATGAGCTTGCGCTGGGTAACGGAGCGCAGCAAGGTTTCCGGCCCGCGCAGGCGCACGGTAGCCTTGGTGATGAGGCCGTCGGTAATAACCAGGTTGGCGGGGATGCCGTAATAATCCAGGTTGACTTCAAACTGGGCCTCCAGCCTGTCGCGCACGCTGACCATGTACCACATGCCCACGGCGATGAGGACGGAAAGCAGAAACGACAGCAGGTGGGGCGGACGGCGGGAGGGGTCAGACGATTTCATTGAGCACCTGCCTCAAGCGGGCCGCGTCCAGGGCACGCACCAGCTCGCCCTTCATGGCCAGAGAAATTTCGCCCCGCTCTTCGGAAACCACAATGGCCACGGCGTCGCTTTCCCTGGTGATGCCCAGGGCCGCGCGGTGCCGGGTGC
This Desulfovibrio legallii DNA region includes the following protein-coding sequences:
- a CDS encoding CdaR family protein; the encoded protein is MKSSDPSRRPPHLLSFLLSVLIAVGMWYMVSVRDRLEAQFEVNLDYYGIPANLVITDGLITKATVRLRGPETLLRSVTQRKLIQAVNLSNIKKGTTVVPLTAEHLGPGFRAFELIDVQPPRIVIKADNLQERSVPVRAIVDSPLKGGALTVENVSVTPATVVLRGPEAVVEDIANVPLTIMLDPKAAGTTVHQTIPLDTPGMVTANPSSVRVQYTITSGRTVVNRRCKIEVSGENRRAYTVTPDEVNVMVEVPEALAKSSKYLGQLEVSVTPPDLDPGESKNVELRFRLPEGMTLLNPVTDEATVTRKNPAEKKP